In Cercospora beticola chromosome 3, complete sequence, the following proteins share a genomic window:
- a CDS encoding uncharacterized protein (SMCOG1087:hypothetical protein~antiSMASH:Cluster_3), producing MDSAWLIDSESNAESKCHGANGTAEISENEKPDQNGGNASLARRQLSTGLKVLIVGSGPGGLMSALECWRKGHDVLKILERSESPVLTGDIMVVQPSAIEVLRHWPELVSELKEVEYDVDMHYKKHSGEHIYGPCKPSFNDPGEHERRKGPYTAALQPRIGFFQMLLRQVERVGIEIEYGARVETYFEDIPARKGGVVLENGEAVTADVVIAADGQNTASANLVSGSPVNPKPSGMAIYRVAFSKEHAFQNEIVREQWKDDSSVWQFWLGPKMYCGIVVHGDIISWGFTPRDDGTADESWTPGVEVTPEQAINAMGNALEGWHPAIPALVRMTPKGTIVHSRLMWRDLRRQWTSPGGHVVQVGDSAHSFLPTSGNGATQSIEDAVTLATCLQLSGKTNVSLGSKIYNLLRYERVACAQKMTFVNSQLKQETDWEAIKREPAKIRTRFPNWVTRHDPEAYAYEKYGQAFAHLTSNAPFQNTNFPPGHKFVPWSIDEVKRDIENGVRVEDLLDGDWS from the exons ATGGACTCTGCGTGGTTGATCGACTCTG AGAGCAACGCCGAGAGCAAGTGCCATGGCGCTAACGGTACAGCGGAAATCTCTGAGAACGAAAAGCCCGATCAGAATGGAGGCAACGCTTCGTTGGCTCGGCGTCAACTTTCCACAGGATTGAAGGTGCTCATCGTTGGATCCGGACCAGGAGGCTTAATGTCCGCTTTGGAATGCTGGAGAAAAGGTCACGATGTACTAAAGATCCTCGAAAGAAGTGAGTCGCCTGTGTTGACAGGAGATATCATGGTAGTGCAGCCATCTGCAATCGAGGTCTTGCGACACTGGCCGGAACTCGTTTCCGAACTCAAAGAAGTGGAGTACGACGTTGACATGCACTACAAGAAACATTCCGGTGAGCACATATACGGGCCATGCAAGCCGTCTTTCAACGATCCTGGAGAGCACGAGCGACGTAAAGGCCCGTACACGGCTGCCTTACAGCCAAGAATTGGATTTTTCCAGATGCTGCTCCGACAAGTAGAGAGAGTCGGAATCGAAATCGAGTACGGAGCGCGAGTGGAAACATACTTTGAAGACATCCCAGCTAGGAAGGGAGGCGTGGTACTGGAGAACGGCGAAGCCGTCACTGCAGACGTCGTGATCGCTGCTGATGGGCAGAACACAGCATCGGCAAACTTGGTATCTGGCAGTCCAGTCAATCCCAAGCCTAGTGGCATGGCAATCTACCGAGTGGCGTTCTCCAAAGAACATGCATTCCAGAACGAGATCGTCCGAGAACAGTGGAAAGATGATTCGTCTGTGTGGCAATTCTGGCTTGGACCTAAGATGTATTGCGGGATTGTGGTTCACGGGGACATCATATCTTGGGGTTTCACTCCACGGGACGATGGTACCGCTGACGAGTCTTGGACTCCGGGAGTTGAGGTCACACCAGAACAAGCGATCAATGCTATGGGCAACGCTCTCGAAGGCTGGCACCCTGCGATTCCAGCTCTGGTCCGCATGACTCCAAAGGGTACAATTGTGCACTCGCGCTTGATGTGGCGGGACTTGCGCAGACAATGGACTTCTCCAGGCGGGCATGTTGTACAAGTCGGAGACAGCGCTCACAGCTTTTTGCCTACTTCAGGCAATGGTGCAACGCAATCTATCGAAGATGCTGTCACATTAGCAACATGCCTACAGTTGTCCGGCAAAACCAATGTCAGCCTTGGAAGTAAGATTTACAACCTGCTACGATACGAGAGAGTCGCTTGTGCGCAGAAAATGACATTTGTCAATTCTCAACTCAAGCAGGAAACCGACTGGGAAGCTATCAAACGGGAGCCTGCCAAGATCCGAACCAGGTTTCCGAACTGGGTGACACGACATGATCCGGAGGCTTATGCGTACGAGAAGTATGGGCAGGCCTTCGCACACCTCACGTCCAATGCTCCGTTTCAGAACACCAACTTTCCTCCGGGTCACAAGTTTGTGCCTTGGTCGATCGACGAGGTCAAACGAGATATCGAGAACGGTGTAAGGGTCGAAGACCTACTGGACGGTGACTGGTCATAG
- a CDS encoding uncharacterized protein (antiSMASH:Cluster_3) gives MESQTPPPQLLPESFRTDVTEVNQRTSSLLRVRLQALLYWIPKIASVKPVITICTIAAVASVCYSGLLEETFIDPSTSRTSSYWSNQLEKSSTFVAYAEDGWQWRTPDQAAFSRVNDTFLVDQRLSVLRLVLPESQEAKTENLNTLLSASLEGKGVTPRMMHVPAFPRLGTNLDIIVPDSQAITAFEAIEQLSPEPNEEQGSVTRDTWVPIISREPRRKTLQHWTRDSWQEFRKLFQHAQNADIFMMCVSYGTAMVPFIHLFLSMRRLGSNIWLAVGALFSSGFAFLFSLFVTAKAEVPVTLLILAEGTPFFIITVGFEKYVMLARSAFHYERLSYGGDDWTDAGKPGSSKPAPTSSSALMLAVKDTGLKLLAAYAAEIGVLLLGTVPGVAEGLRNFCIFAIWTLFFDLLLLFTFFVAILNIKLDVLKLKQYLDTREVLENDGVDTQVAESVAQVQNRYDSSPSNIFMSRRRIPAFKIIMVVGFFLLNGLKLVTVPFKSISPLADYLREDLVNTEILKHHAEVLERILSESYNISHGIAATIFPPIHCVSLDGTDAMAPTKDFWSLVVRIAGITQAFENPLLSKLLLAALTLSVAFNSHVLRTVSGEGNGYKQVKPVDAGDLDRAQRFNSVESIEDVMTIAKQPTRTDHISHQSQEIDTDVSTAVDRPATARSLDEMEEIAQAGRLGELDDDQIVTLALRGKIAGHALEAKLGDFVRAVRIRRSVIAQSPATADLTASLVRSKLPYHHYDWKRVLGACCENVIGYMPVPVGVAGPIVVDGRSYFLPMATTEGVLVASTSRGCKAINAGGGAITIITNDGMTRGPCLRFRSLGRGGAAKAWLDSSAGYAAMKKAFESTSRFIRLVSMKSALAGTELFVRFKATTGDAMGMNMISKGVEYALKSMMEEGFEDMEVVSVSGNYCTDKKAAAINWLDGRGKSVVAEAVIPAEVVKAVLKTDVETMVQLNISKNLVGSAMAGSVGGFNAHAANIVAALFIATGQDPAQVVESSNCITTMHNVEGSLKICVSMPSIEVGTLGGGTILEPQAAMLDMLGVRGPSPDNPGENARQLARLIGAATLAGELSLCSALAAGHLVKSHLQHNRSK, from the exons ATGGAATCCCAAACACCCCCGCcgcagcttcttccagaAAGCTTTCGAACAGACGTCACTGAAGTCAATCAACGCACTTCCTCTCTTCTAAGAGTCCGATTGCAAGCGTTGCTCTACTGGATCCCGAAGATTGCTTCCGTCAAACCAGTAATTACTATCTGCACAATTGCGGCTGTCGCTAGCGTCTGTTACTCTGGGCTCCTCGAGGAGACTTTTATTGATCCCAGCACTTCTCGTACAAGTTCTTACTGGTCGAACCAATTGGAAAAAAGCAGCACCTTCGTGGCTTACGCTGAAGATGGGTGGCAGTGGCGTACCCCCGACCAGGCAGCATTCTCCAGAGTGAATGACACCTTTCTTGTCGATCAACGCCTGTCTGTCTTGAGATTGGTTCTTCCAGAGTCTCAAGAAGCCAAGACTGAAAATCTGAACACACTCCTGTCTGCATCTCTCGAGGGCAAAGGTGTAACGCCGAGGATGATGCATGTTCCAGCCTTCCCAAGACTAGGGACAAACCTCGATATTATCGTACCAGATTCGCAAGCCATCACCGCTTTCGAAGCTATCGAACAGCTGTCTCCTGAGCCAAACGAAGAGCAAGGGAGCGTAACTCGAGACACATGGGTGCCCATCATATCGAGAGAACCCCGGAGAAAGACACTGCAACACTGGACCAGAGACTCCTGGCAAGAGTTCCGCAAGCTATTTCAGCATGCACAAAATGCCGACATCTTCATGATGTGCGTCTCATATGGCACTGCGATGGTACCATTCATACATTTGTTTTTGTCCATGCGTCGCCTGGGCTCGAACATTTGGCTGGCCGTAGGAGCACTATTCTCTTCCGGTTTCGCCTTTCTCTTCAGCCTGTTTGTCACCGCAAAGGCAGAAGTACCAGTGACCTTGCTCATTCTTGCCGAAGGCACGCCGTTCTTTATTATTACAGTGGGTTTCGAGAAATACGTTATGCTGGCGCGATCTGCATTCCACTACGAGCGTTTGTCGTATGGTGGAGACGACTGGACAGATGCTGGCAAGCCAGGATCGTCTAAGCCGGCGCCTACCTCGTCTTCGGCATTAATGTTAGCTGTCAAAGACACTGGATTGAAGTTGTTGGCAGCATACGCCGCGGAGATTGGAGTCTTACTGCTGGGCACAGTGCCAGGAGTAGCGGAAGGTCTCCGAAACTTCTGCATTTTTGCGATATGGACGCTGTTCTTCGATCTACTGCTCTTGTTTACGTTCTTTGTGGCAATTCTGAACATCAAGTTGGATGTACTCAAGCTTAAGCAATACCTCGATACGAGAGAAGTCCTAGAAAATGATGGCGTGGACACTCAGGTGGCCGAGAGTGTCGCGCAAGTGCAGAATCGCTACGACTCAAGTCCTTCCAACATTTTTATGTCGCGAAGGCGCATCCCGGCCTTCAAGATCATTATGGTCGTGGGCTTCTTTCTTCTCAACGGACTCAAACTCGTGACAGTGCCTTTCAAAAGCATCAGTCCATTGGCCGATTACTTGCGAGAGGACCTGGTCAACACTGAGATACTGAAACATCACGCTGAAGTCCTGGAGAGAATACTTTCAGAATCATACAACATAAGCCACGGTATCGCAGCGACAATTTTCCCGCCTATACATTGCGTCTCCTTGGACGGAACTGACGCTATGGCTCCGACCAAAGACTTTTGGTCACTTGTTGTGAGAATTGCCGGAATAACACAGGCCTTTGAGAACCCATTACTATCAAAATTGCTGCTGGCAGCTTTGACGCTGAGTGTTGCCTTCAATAGCCACGTTCTTCGTACAGTGTCGGGAGAAGGGAACGGCTACAAGCAGGTCAAACCAGTCGATGCGGGGGACCTCGATCGCGCACAGAGGTTCAATTCCGTCGAATCGATCGAAGATGTTATGACGATAGCAAAGCAGCCAACACGGACTGACCACATTTCACACCAGAGCCAGGAGATAGACACGGATGTATCAACGGCTGTTGATCGACCTGCAACTGCACGAAGTCTGGACGAGATGGAGGAAATAGCGCAAGCCGGCCGCCTTGGGGAGCTCGATGATGATCAGATCGTCACTTTAGCGCTGCGTGGAAAGATAGCAGGACATGCGCTGGAGGCCAAGTTGGGAGACTTCGTCCGCGCGGTGAGGATCCGGCGCAGTGTTATTGCACAGTCTCCTGCCACAGCAGATTTGACTGCCAGCCTTGTGCGCTCGAAGCTACCATACCATCACTATGACTGGAAAAGAGTCCTTGGAGCATGCTGTGAAAATGTCATAGGATACATGCCTGTCCCTGTTGGTGTAGCAGGTCCTATAGTTGTCGATGGCAGAAGTTACTTCCTACCCATGGCTACGACCGAAGGGGTTCTAGTAGCAAGCACCAGCCGTGGTTGCAAAGCAATCAACGCAGGTGGAGGTGCAATCACGATCATCACGAATGATGGTATGACTAGAGGCCCTTGCCTTCGATTCCGGTCTttgggaagaggaggagctgcAAAAGCTTGGCTTGATTCTAGCGCAGGGTACGCAGCCATGAAGAAAGCTTTCGAGTCGACCAGCCGATTCATTCGACTGGTGTCCATGAAATCA GCCCTCGCAGGCACAGAGCTATTCGTTCGCTTCAAGGCGACAACTGGCGATGCTATGGGCATGAATATGATATCTAAAGGCGTAGAATATGCATTGAAGTCGATGATGGAGGAAGGCTTCGAGGATATGGAAGTCGTCTCCGTGAGTGGTAACTATTGCACTGACAAAAAAGCGGCGGCTATCAACTGGCTGGACGGCAGGGGTAAAAGTGTAGTGGCCGAAGCTGTCATCCCCGCAGAGGTGGTCAAGGCCGTCCTAAAGACTGACGTGGAAACGATGGTACAGCTCAACATCTCGAAAAACCTCGTCGGATCTGCAATGGCAGGCTCCGTTGGTGGCTTCAATGCTCATGCTGCGAATATTGTCGCAGCTCTGTTCATTGCGACAGGTCAAGACCCGGCACAGGTGGTGGAAAGTTCCAATTGCATTACCACAATGCACAA TGTCGAAGGATCACTTAAAATATGTGTCTCCATGCCATCGATCGAAGTTGGCACACTTGGAGGAGGCACGATTTTAGAGCCCCAGGCTGCCATGCTTGATATGCTGGGTGTTCGTGGACCCAGCCCGGACAACCCAGGAGAAAATGCCAGGCAGCTTGCGCGTCTCATCGGCGCAGCAACTTTGGCTGGAGAATTGTCCTTGTGCAGTGCCCTGGCGGCGGGTCACCTGGTCAAATCACATCTTCAACATAACCGATCGAAATAA
- a CDS encoding uncharacterized protein (antiSMASH:Cluster_3~BUSCO:EOG0926458I), protein MAMQLEQHRRTDSAHGILHHNSKPNEAFLSTSGAAKQSSQAFLLSGYDEEQVRLMEESCIVVDANDNPLGAASKKDCHLMTKINDGLLHRAFSVFLFDSENRLLLQRRASEKITFPDMWTNTCCSHPLSVAAEQGDGMTLSSAVQGAKCAAVRKLLQELGIPTSSLELDSIKFLGRIHYKAASDGLWGEHEIDYILFVKADVTIDANPNEVRDWKYVTMSELESAMNDENAQSLFTPWFRLICDDTLFQWWKLLQEDRLDELRGPSEIRRLGSRTPWEPTWPRRGTLRRGEDY, encoded by the coding sequence ATGGCCATGCAGCTCGAACAGCACAGGCGCACAGACTCAGCGCATGGAATCCTTCACCACAACTCCAAGCCCAATGAAGCGTTCTTGTCGACCAGCGGAGCTGCCAAGCAATCTTCCCAAGCTTTTCTTCTAAGCGGATACGACGAGGAACAGGTCCGTCTTATGGAAGAGTCATGCATCGTTGTCGACGCCAACGATAATCCTCTGGGTGCTGCTAGCAAGAAGGACTGTCATCTCATGACCAAAATCAACGATGGGCTCCTCCATCGTGCTTTCTCTGTCTTCCTATTCGATAGTGAGAATCGATTGCTACTGCAACGAAGAGCATCGGAAAAGATCACTTTCCCGGACATGTGGACCAATACCTGCTGCTCCCATCCTCTGAGCGTGGCGGCCGAACAGGGAGATGGCATGACTTTGAGCTCCGCAGTGCAAGGCGCCAAGTGCGCAGCCGTGAGGAAGCTGTTGCAGGAGCTTGGTATCCCAACATCATCTCTTGAGCTTGACTCCATTAAATTCCTTGGGCGGATTCATTACAAAGCTGCCAGTGACGGCCTTTGGGGGGAGCATGAGATCGACTACATACTGTTTGTCAAAGCAGATGTTACCATTGACGCCAACCCCAACGAGGTCCGAGACTGGAAATACGTGACAATGAGCGAGCTCGAGTCGGCGATGAATGACGAAAACGCTCAAAGTTTGTTCACGCCCTGGTTCAGATTGATTTGTGATGACACACTATTCCAATGGTGGAAGTTATTGCAAGAAGACagattagacgagcttagaGGGCCATCTGAAATTCGAAGACTGGGGTCGAGGACTCCATGGGAGCCGACTTGGCCTCGAAGGGGAACATTGAGGAGGGGTGAGGACTATTAA